The DNA region GACATGTTGTTTGGCCGCTGCATTCTCAAGCGCAAGATAAATCCACATAAGCTCATTGTCGTAATCTTCTTCATTACTTGGTTGAGTTTCATTTCGTCGTGAATTACCGTGTCTTGGCATTGTGCCTTCCCTTTTGCTCAGCAGACTAtagtgagaaaaaaaatggcatCAACTACGTAATTTGGATTTTTAAGGTGAAACGAATCAAGTTTCAACCACTGTATACGAATGCAAGACCAGTGCACAAACAAAATAGACAAATAGCACAACATTCACATATAACCAAGGCAAACAATCAAAGCAACGTACTTGCACACACAACAAATATAAAAGGGAAGTGTTTAGTTAATGTCATAGCATTTAAATGATACGAAATTACGACAGAGTAGAGGATGCATCATGCCTACTCAAGGGGCAACAAGGCGACGAACCCATGGAAGCCTTGTATCATCGAGCAAGCACATGAACATACGCCTTGTCTGCTCATCCTTTGATAGACAAACACTGGCCACGAGGTACTCTTCAATGGACAGTTGTGGACGCAAATCATTCAGTACAGCCATCGACTCCTCGATAGAACCCGCAGCTGGTTTCTCCGGGCTCGtcacagatttacttctcttcGATGTCGGAGGGGTACAAAttctctccttctccctcCTGCTCATATTGCACTTCAACATGTCGAGGCACTCTTGCAATCGGAAGTCAGCGTTGGAACTCCTTTTACGCACTTGCCGACGGGACGTTGTAACAACAGGTTCGGTAACCTCATGGACCGGGTCATCACTATCGTCGGAGCCCTCTTCAAGATTGACTGGTTCTTTTCCCCGACTTGTCGCTGCTGCTAGGAAGTCATCTTCCATGCGTGCATAAGTTTCTGGGCTCTTTGGTGGTTCTGCAGACGAAATACGTAACGCACCTCTTGCTGTCTTAGATCTGAACAACTCATTTAATGAGTTGTAATGCTTGAAGCCTTTGGCTTGGAAACTCTTGTACCCACTGTTCTTCtgcatgtaaataaaaatgaacagTTGCACAGTAACAACTTACAATAAAAACATACAAATTGGAAAGCAAAAGAAATACAGGTTATTATTACTATACCTTAATAAATTTGTCCCACACATGAGCACTCGCCTTTACCGTGTTGGTTGTCTCATCCCAACCGACACCAGTGTGCGAAACAAGCTCAATGAACTGCGTGTATTGGGTCCGCAGCCTGCGAAGCTTCTGCTGCAACTTCTTGCTGCCGAGAGTAGTGCTTGGAAATTGCTCTTCCAGCTCCTTATTCATTTGTTGCCAATCCTTTCCTTTCCAAGATGTAGTATGCGTCCTTGTGAACTTCTCGAGCAACACGTCAATAAAAGCACTCTCCAATGCATCTGTCCACTCAAGTATTCCATCACCCTTGGGGGCCATCTCTTTCTAAATGCTGCAGCAAAAACTTACAAAGCCACGCACGTAACTACCATTATGAAACCACGAACTGTTCAGCGCAAATATCAGTCCAATGCAGTACAAATCAGATTCACACGCAACTCATACAAGAAGGGAGTCAACAACGGCAAAACAGCAGAGACGTGATAATCGCAGTATGGCAAATGCAAATACATAACGGTACCTAACTCTGAACAATCCGAGAAACAAGTTTCGATCAAGCACAATATCAGTCCAATTCAGCGAACAGAAGGAGCGAGAAATCAGCGAAACACAGCTGGCAAGAAACACAGGTCATACTCTACTGCTCATACAACACGCGAACTGAAATTGGAGTACTCCAAAAAACAAACGAACTGAACCAATCCAATATACAACAAGTTTCGATCGGTACAATTTATGTACTGCATTTCATCGAACAAATGAAGTACAGCTCAGCGAAACAGAGCTGCCAACAAACCAAACTTTCATACCTCAGTTAGCTCATACAACACGCGAAGTGAAATAGGAGGACAACAAAAAACAAACGATTTGAACCATCAGTAAGTCACAGCAAGTATCGATCAGATCAATTTCTGTAATGCATTTCAGCAAACAAATGCAGTACCGATCAGCGAAACAGAGCTGCCAAGAAACCATACTTTCATACCTCAGTTAGCTCATACAACACGCGAAGTGAAATAGGAGGACAAGTAAAAACCAACGATCTGAACCATCAGTAAGTCACAGCAAGTATCGATCAGATCAATTTCTATAATGCATTTCAGCAAACAAATGCAGTACCGATCAGCGAAACAAAGCTGCCAAGAAACCAAACTTTCATACCTCAATTAGCTCATACAACACTCGAAGTGAAATAGGAGGACAACAAAAAACAAACGATCTAAACCATCAGTAAGTCACAGCAAGTATCGATCAGATCAATTTCTGTAATGCATTTCAGCGAACATTTTCGGCAGTACCGATCAGCGAAACAGAGCTGCCAAGAAACCAAACTTTCATATAACAGCGAAGTGAAATCGGagtaccaaaaaaaaaacaaacgaaCTGAACCATCCGTAAGTTCTAACAAGTTTCGATCAAACGCTTTCTCACATTCATTTCATCGAACAACTAATGTACATATCAGAAAGTTTTCTGTGTTAAGCAACCAACGCAGCTCATAAACACAAAGTGACATTAAATTGGTCCAACAAATTCACCAAAATTATGCAATACAGATCAGAATCCAACggaaattaacaaaataaacgAAGAATGCTTCGACCCTCAGTAACGGCATTGAAATTCTCGAAACCCTAACCAGCAATTCAACGATACAATTCAAATTGGACATGAAATAGGTCGCAAAAATTACCTAGAATGTCGATATGGAAGTTGGAAGTGAGCTGAGGCACTTCTTAAGAAGAGAACGCACTGGTAGGGGACCGGCTTTGTTCGTAATCCTGGAACTGCTTCACTGCCGACACGATGCTTCAGAGGTAGGTGTAGGGGCTACTCTTTCTCGCAGAGGACAAGCACGGTAGAACAGAATTCGACTCGTTAAGCTTGAGATGTCGagcagaggaggaagaaggatgGGGGGCCGGCATAAACTGTCGCAGGGGAAGAACACGGATGAAGGGGGGGGGGCAGTCATCCGTCTTTTGCAATACGAACCCTGAAAGTCAAGGGGATGTATGAAAGGGGGCCCACAACGGTAATAAAGCACGTTTGTCTTCTACCtcagttaaaatcaaagttaaagttttcgtgactttaactctgaatccaaacggcccgtTAGAGACTATATCGACCTAACAATAGAGTAacgaaatataaataaacattGAAATCCACCCTATGAGTAAATCTCCGACGAGCCAAGCTTGGACCTTGTCTTCATTCATTTCCATTTAATATGGAAATCTCCTCAACTGCCTTCCCTTCCGAGGACGTCCTTTGCCTTGGAGATTTTCCACTATGTAAGTCAACGCCATCTTTGTTCATTTGGCAACAATGGGTTTCCTGTGCatgtaaagaaaatatatatccaaattGGAAGAGCAATCTTACTGTACACACCAAATGCAATTCTTCATTTCCAAGTTTGCTCCATGGACAACCCACACATGATGGAAGAAGGTATAAATTCCCAAAATGGAGGAAATCTCGAGGCATGTCCATAATTATGCTCGGCTCTTGCTTGGAAGTTATCGACAATTGCCTTCTTAGAATCACCCACTCGTTCATGGCTGTCCGGATCAGGTTTTGCCATGGATTCGGGTCGGTACCACCACAGACTTCGATCCTGGGCCATATCCAATAGGTCTATGGACTTCTTTCAATCCATTACATGTCTTGGCCCACACTTATCGCGAAGTGCTGAAAATTGATGTAAACAACTGCGATTTATTATTCGCATCAGCATGTTATAGGCAGCAGAGTTCCAACTATTTTTTCAAGCACAAAATCAAAGTCCTATCTCGAAACAACAGTAATCGCGCCGATATTCCCTCAGCACCATCCATCCAAGATCTCGGAGTTCGACACCCTACACATGAGCTCCGTGACACAAGCTCAAGCAAATACACAAAATAATCGATGTCTGCGTATGTGTTTTATTTACGTTGCttaggagaaaaagaaaagaaaactgcTCCATTAAGTAATATTTGCTTTGTCCACTGGGAAACatttttttcctgaaaaatgggaaaaaggGAGCAATCTGCGAAGAGCAATGAAAACGACTGCAGTGGGTTTTGCCTTTCTCGGATCGTTTGTTTTGTGTATTTGCCTGAAATTGTGCGTAGTGGTTACCAGTTgattcctttttcttattcttttccccgaataatatatatatatacatttttttaacaaaGAGATTGTAAACGTAACACaataatatattatgttgacaaagagattttaaatttgattttgaaattatttgtaattttttatgaaCTATGGACATAATAcaatgaattaaaaattttaattatctaATAAATGAACACGAATAATTTCACTTGAGTATCGAACTTGAAATCTCTTGATATCTGTCACTACTCTAAACTTATTTAATAGCTATCAGACTTTTCGTTTGATTAGATTAGGTCCTAGACCTCCTTATCTAAccgaaaataataatattttctttcccTAAAATAACCGAAGTATAAAAGCagtagaaaaagaaattggagGATTTTCCAAAATCAATCTAGTGGAAGAATCTTTCGGGTCAATTTTTCTGACAAATAAACATCAAAGGCAGGATTCcttatttcaccaaaaaataaacaatttcataaaattaaaaaaccatttcgaatttaaataattaataattattctcTCTAAATGACGTGTCAAATTCAATTGTAAATAAAGCAAAGCTACGATTGGGAAAGCTTTTATCCCTTAGCGGGCTTATCCTATGAGTAAGCTTTTAATAGCATTAAGCAGCTTGAATCTGAATTAATTAGAGTATATTGAACTTTCGGATATCGGGTGATGCACATCAATAAAACTTCACTTTGCCTTATGCTCTGCAGTAAAATTGCTGTTTATAATTCATCATCGATCAAGAGAGGGACAGCAAaagattttacacaataaataaattaaagggGAAACAAGAGCGAAAAATTGgcttttttatataaaaaattatctagCTGAGGTTCATTCactaattattttcattctttaaaaaaaaaaaagggtttgTCTCTCTAACCAGTActctttttcattaaaaaaagaaagaaaagaaaaccatttTCCCCCACTGCATCCTGGGAAAAAGATGAAGGAAATACTAAAGAATGGATTCTTGGAGCTTGTCGGATGCGAGGAAATGGTGGGGAGCTGACCTGGGTTTGTTCCCTTCCTCAATTTCATCAATCAAAatctccctttttcttttgttaataattcattcattcaataaAGAAAGcttgatttttattatgttCAGATTCCTTCTGGGTCTAGTCTGATCATTATTCAATTCGGGGGCTGTTTTACAGTTCAGACATTTGGGatcaaaccaaacaaaacGCGTTTCCCTCTGTCTGCCGACTGCCGTGTTGACATCTGCTCTCTGTTTTATCTGTCCTCAGTCAGATCTGCCGAAAGCTTTGGCTTTTCTGCCCATTACAGCCAGACTTCCTCGCAGGTAAGGCTCACGGCAGTGTTCATATGTTGAAACGAATCTCTGTCTACTCAGAAGCTTAGAGCAAaggtttctctctctctgttttgcTCATTAGTTGTTCTGTCCCTGCTGAATCTTGAGTACTCATGACTTGAGCTGTTCAATCACTCTTTGTCTGCTTTTGCGCCAGTTACGGACATGGGTATGATAAATTTTCCATCTTTATGAGAAAGATTTTCTGGGTTTGTTCTTTGACGAAAGGAAGATCCTTGGGTTTGCATGGTTGAAACAAGATGTCTTTGATATGTGAAAAACTGAGATTAGGAGTCTGAACTGCTCGTGCTTTGCTTTTCATGCATGAGAAAGGAAAACTGGACTTCTTGATGCCTATGACAACCTAAGCTATTCCGCTGAGCTAGATCATgtttaatgaaatatataccTTTTTCATAGTCTAATGTTTCCAAAGCTGAATATGGTTTAGTTACTGTTGAAGAATATGTGAAATATTTGTTATGATCTTAACCTCAAATGGGTTGCCTTTTGATCTCGGTGCAGATTGAGCTGATGATTTGGTAATTGAAGAGGAGAAAAGAAGAATTCTCTATTTGATGATCATTTGACACCAGTTAAGAGTGATTTCCCAATAAGGGAAACGGCttaaattcaaatatatatccaaattAGATGAGTATGCTTTTAAAGAGGACATGCGGAGTTGTCGCTTAAAATTGAAGTGAACGGTTCTGGTGGAAGTTTAGTAGATATGGCCTCAGGGGACGGGAGGAGAGGTCACCAGGATTTAGTGCCACTTGCTGCTCTAATAAGCAGAGAAATGAAGAACGAGAAGATGGAGAAGCCAACTCTAAAATATGGATGTGCTGCTCAGTCGAAGAAGGGAGAAGATTACTTTCTTATAAAGACAGATTGCCTCCGAGTCCCTGGAAACCCTTCCTCGGCATTTTCCGTATTTGCGGTAAGCTGCCTATGTGTCTATTGCAGAAAGACAGGAAATCAAAGGTGCTAACATGATCGGTTTATATATTCCGTTCTGAAATATCTAATCTCTAGGCCACTGGTGCTGTTGTACATTTAGTGCACGAGATTTTATAATCACAGTTTGTCAGGACTATATATCCATTATCATCTAACTTTCA from Punica granatum isolate Tunisia-2019 chromosome 3, ASM765513v2, whole genome shotgun sequence includes:
- the LOC116199209 gene encoding uncharacterized protein LOC116199209, whose translation is MAPKGDGILEWTDALESAFIDVLLEKFTRTHTTSWKGKDWQQMNKELEEQFPSTTLGSKKLQQKLRRLRTQYTQFIELVSHTGVGWDETTNTVKASAHVWDKFIKKNSGYKSFQAKGFKHYNSLNELFRSKTARGALRISSAEPPKSPETYARMEDDFLAAATSRGKEPVNLEEGSDDSDDPVHEVTEPVVTTSRRQVRKRSSNADFRLQECLDMLKCNMSRREKERICTPPTSKRSKSVTSPEKPAAGSIEESMAVLNDLRPQLSIEEYLVASVCLSKDEQTRRMFMCLLDDTRLPWVRRLVAP